The genomic window ATGCGGCAAATTGTGACGGAGATGCGGTACTGGCCCATGCCCCTGAAGATGAGCTGGCCTTTATGGCACAGGGTTATGGGCTGTCCCGTCTGCCGGTCATGGAAAACCGCTTTATTGTGCTGGGCCCGCAAAATGACCCGGCCGGTGTTTCACAGGCATCTTCAGTTACCGAAGCATTTCAGCTTATCGCCGATAAAGGCGTTCGGTTTCTGTCGCGCGGGGATGACAGCGGCACCCATCAGGCAGAACGTGCCTTATGGGCTGAAGCCGGCATTGATATCAGCGCGCCTGACGGCAGCTGGTATCTGGAGGCTGGTCAGGGAATGGGCGCCAGCATTAATCTGGCGGTGCAGTTACAGGCTTATTTACTGAGCGACATCAGTACCTGGCGCGCCTTTGCCAATAAAGCAGATCATAAGATCCTGTTCCAGAGTGCTGAGGCTGCGCTGGCCAACCGCTACAGCATTATAACGCTCAGCCCTGCACATTGCCCGACAGTTCATCATGACGGGGCCAAACAATTTGCCGACTGGCTGACCGATCAGGCTGGACAGAAACAGATTGCCAGCTTTCAGCTGAATGGCCAGCAGATGTTTACCCCTATCGCCGGACATAGTGAAAAATGAAAATATCCACGGCACCGCCTTCAGCCTTCATCCTTGGCGCGATTGACCAATGGATGGCACAGCAGCCGGAGCGGAAGAGGATAGAGCTGGTTGATCTGGCCTGCGGGACCGGACGACATGTCACAGCCCTTCTTGATCGCGGCTATCCGGCCTGTGTTCAGATCACGGCAGCGGATATCAATACCGGTCATCTGGAGACCATGCTGGCGGGTCTGCCAAAAGACGCGCCGGTCAGGACAGTTTGCACAGATTTGGAGCAGGACGGCGCAGTATTAGCTGCGCTTCTGGGACAGGCTCAGTTTGATCTGGTCCTGGTGACCAATTATCTGCACCGCCCGTTACTGGGACAGATGTTCGGGCTGGTCAGGCCGGGCGGGCTGATTTTATATGAAACCTTCGGTCAGGGAAATGAAGCATTTGGCAAGCCGTCAAACCCCGATTTTCTGCTCGCTGAAGATGAGCTTATGTCTGTTGTACCTGATGATTTCACAATCGCTCACCAGTTTTTCGGCCAGCGGCAGACGCTGTATCATGAGCGGCCGCCAGCGATTATCTGCCAGCTGGCGGCTCAGCGCGGCAGATAAGCTGTGTGTTTATTTTGTACCGATTGACCGGCCTGCCCCTTCAGGAAGCGGCAATACTGCATGCGCCCTGGCCATCGCTTCGATACGGTTGGCCATTGGCGCCTGGAACGGTGCTGTTCGGCCAGCCTTCATATCAACATGAAGCCACATCTGTTCAGCTGTTGCCACCTCAACACCAGCTGCTGTGACGCAGGAATGCCACAGCCTGACACGTTTTTCATCAGCACTGATAATTTGTGTGGTGACATAAAGCACATCCCCCAGCTTGGCTTCCGCCAAATGCCGCAGATGCGTTTCAACCGTATAGACGCTGTAGCCCTGGTCCAGATAATCGCGATCAAGACCCAAATCTTCCAGCAACACATCAGAGGCTTCGCTCATTACCTGGAGATAGCGAAATTCAGTCATATGACCATTATAGTCAATCCAGGAGGGCAGGACTTCTGCTTTATGTTCACGATAGGGAACCTGTTGTTCAGGCAAAGTCGGCGGCAACTGGGTCCGGCGCGCCTCGTCCCAGCCTGACAGCACAGACCCTGCTGCCCAGTGATGGTCTTTCAATACTTTCAAAAACCCGACCAGATTGCGGTCACGCGCCCGTTCAAGTTCACGAATGGTCAGATGTCCTGATTGAGCATCAGACTGGCTAGCGATGGTGTCAATCAGCTCGTCAGTCAGGTCCGGCACATCCATCAGCTTGGTCCAGGGCCAAGCCAGAGCCGGGCCAAATTGCGCAATGAAATGACGCATGCCCGCTTCACCACCAGCCACACGATAGGTCTCAAACAGGCCCATCTGGGCCCAGCGCAGACCAAAACCATGGGTGATGATATCGTCAATATCTTTGGTGGTCGCAATACCGTCATTGACCAGCCACAACGCCTCTCGCCAGACTGCCTCAAGCAGGCGATCGCCAATATGTGCGTCAATCTCGCCAGCAATTATCACCGGCTTCATGCCGATTTCATCCAGCATATCCTTTGCTTTGAGAATATAGCTGTTCTCTGTACCGCCCACCAGCTCTACCACAGGAAGCAGATACACAGGGTTGTAGGGATGTGCGACAATAATCTGCTCTGCACAGGCCGCCCCTTCACGCAGCTGGGTTGGGGTAAAGCCAGAGGTGGAAGAGGCAATCACGCTGCCTTCACCTGCATGCTCTTGAATATCTGCAAAGACCTGATGTTTGATAGTCAGCCGTTCAGGAACAGATTCCTGTATCCAGTGCGCACCAGACACGGCCTGTTCCAGCGTCTGGCAAAAGACAAGCCGCCCTTCATCTGGCAAGCTAATATCGGCCAGCAAAGGCAGGCTGGCCCGGGCATTGTCCAGAACCTCACCTATTTTGCGGTGGGCATCAGGGTCCGGGTCAAAAATATGCACCGTCCAGCCATTCAAAAGGAACCTGGCCGCCCAGCCGCCGCCGATAACGCCGCCCCCAATAATCGCTGCTGTTTTTGCCATATCTCTCATATTTGTCTGTCCTTTTCTGCTCAGGCAGGGCTGCGCTTTTCAAGCTGCAGCTCGGCCCGCACCTCGTCAGGGGTCATCAGGCCAACCCCCATCCGGTCAATAATCTCAGCTGCCTTGGTGACCAGCTGGTCATTGGTGGCCAGAACACCGCGTTCCAGATACAGATTATCCTCGAGCCCCACACGCACATTGCCGCCCGCCAGAACCGCCGCCGCCACATAAGGCAGTTCATGTCGGCCAATGGAAAACGCCGAAAAGGTCCAGCTGTCCGGTAGATTATTGACCATGGCCATCAGCGTATTCAGATCATCAGGCGCGCCCCAGGGAATCCCCATACAGAGCTGAACCATCACCGGGTCTTCGATCAGCCCTTCTGAGACCAGCTGTTTGGCCAGCCACAAATGACCTGTATCAAAGGCTTCAATTTCCGGCCGCACACCCAGATCACGCATCATCCCGGCCATCGCGCGCAACATGCCGGGTGTATTGGTCATCACGTAATCAGCTTCAGCAAAATTCATCGTCCCGCAGTCAAGCGTGCAAATTTCCGGACGGCATTCAGCGACATGGGACACCCTGTCTTCAGCAGAAGCCATGTCGGTTCCGGCCGCATTCAGGGGCAGAGGCGCATCAGGCGGGCCAGTCACCAGATCACCGCCCATGCCCGCAGTCAGATTGAGGACCATATCCACATCCGCTGCCCTGACCCGGTCTGTGACTTCGCGATACAGGGCCACATCACGTGCAGGGGCCCCTGTTTCAGGGTCACGCACATGGCAATGCACCACTGCCGCACCAGCCTTTGCCGCAGCAATGGCCGCATCAGCGATTTGCTGTGGGCTGCGCGGGACATGCGGGCTTTTGTCCTGAGTGCCACCAGAACCGGTGATGGCTGCGGTGATGAAGACTTTTTTACGCATAGACAAGGGCATGGGCTGGCATCCTTTTCAGGGGCATGATAAATTGAAACGGGTTTATTCTACTCTTATTAAGAGAGATGTTGTTTAAAAAAATACAGATAATTTCGCTGAAAATTACCCTAAACACGTCATTCCGGCCACACAGCAGAAAGACCGCATTATGACAGATAAGATTTTGTTGCCAGACGGGCTGACCTTTAATGCTGACGACCTGATCCCCGCTATCGCTCAGCAATATGATACAGGCGAGGTATTAATGATGGCCTGGATGAACAAAGACAGCCTGGCTGAGACGCTGGCCACAGGGCGGGTCTGTTACTGGTCACGTTCCCGCCGCAGCTTCTGGCGCAAGGGCGATACATCAGGCCATATCCAGAAACTGATAGAGCTGCGATATGATTGTGACGGCGATACAGTCCTGGTGCTTGTCGACCAGACCGGGGCTGCCTGTCACGAAGGCAGCCGCAGCTGTTTCACCTGCAAGGTGGACAGCAACGGGGATGTCAGCAGGGCAGATACCGCGCTGCCGACAAAGGTAAAGGATAGCTTAATATGACCGACAAGCCGCCAGTCATCACTGTATCGAAAGAAACCATCTGGCATCTGACCTGCGGGGCATGTGGTTATTACTGGACCGTGCCAACAATGAAAGAGGCAGATGACCCGACCAGACGATCATGGACCTGCCCGCTTTGTGCGACCAAAAGCGCGGCTGAACGTGTGGACAGTGCTGGTGCATAAATGGCCTGGGCGCATCACTGGTCTGAACGCATAAATAGTCCCCGGCGAAGCAACGGTTCAGGCGGTAATTTTTTTCAGCGCATCTTCGAAACTGGCCACGGTGCGGTCAATATTCATCAGCTTATCCAGCCCGAACAGACCGATGCGAAAGGACATGTAATCATCCGGCTCGCCTACCTCCAGCGGAACGCCTGCTGCAATCTGCAAGCCCTGCTGCATGAACTTTTTGCCTGACTTCAGGTCAGGATCATCAGTGAAGTTCACAATCACAGACGGTGCTTTAAAGCCTTCAGCCGCCACCGACATAAATCCATAAGATTCAGTCAGAGCGCGCATACGCACGCCCAAATCAATCTGGGCCTGTTTCACCTTGTCAAAGCCAATATCACGGGTTTCATGAAGCGCGTCACGGAACTGACGCAGCCCGTCTGTCGGCATGGTGGCGTGATAGGCATGACCGCCATTTTCATAAGCCTGCATAATGGTCAGCCATTTTTTCAGATCTGCTGCATAAGATGTGCTTGTGGTTGCCTCAATCCGAGCCATCCCGCCCTTGCCCAGCATCACAACCCCGGCACAGGGGCTGGCTGTCCAGCCTTTTTGCGGGGCGGTCAGCAACACATCAACCCCCAGCGCGGCCATATCCACATAAAGCGCACCAGAGGCCACACAATCCAGCACAAAAATCGCGCCGGCTTTATGCGCTGCATCAGCAATACCGGCGATATAGTCATCGGGCAGGATCATGCCAGCAGAGGTTTCCACATGCGGGGCGCAAACCACATCCGGCCTGTAGTCAGCAATTTGCTGTTGCAATTCAGACAGAGGGGCCGGTGCGAAAGGCTGGCGGGTATTGCTGCCATCTGAGGTTGCCTGCTGGCGGGCATATAACACCTTCGTATCTGACGCAATGCGGCCTTTTTCAAAAATTTCAGACCAACGAAAGGAAAACCAGCCATTACGGATCACCAGACATTTGGCATCTGTGCCAAACTGGCGGGCAATCGCCTCCATGCCAAAGGTGCCGCCCCCCGGAACCAGAATTGCGGCTTCTGCATTATAGGCTGATTTCAGCCCGACAGACAGATCCCGCATCACCCCCTGGAAGGTTTTTGACATGGAGTTCAAGGACCGGTCATTAAATACAACCGAATATTCCAGCAGCCCGCCCTCATCCACGTGATCAAACAGCGCCATTTCTGTCTCCCTAATCAAAAGCTGGCAAAATAATGCTGCCAATTCATGGAATAACACAACGGTCCATAATGCCACAGCAGCCTTTTGCTGCTACTAACATGGACAGAGCTCACCCCAGTTTCAACCGTGAGCAGAGATAAAGGAAGCGTGCTGATGGCCAATCCCCCACATCGTCCTGCCCCTGGCAGTCCTGAATTCCACCGTCTGTGGCCGACCTTGTTCATGGCGGTCACCCTGCCCGGACATGAACAGGCCAATGCCATGCTGAGCGGACTGGTGCTGGAAAAAAATGCTGAACAAGAGCAAATGACAACTGATTATCTGAACCAGAATCTGATGGAAGAGGATAATCCAGCCGTATTATGGCTGAGCCAATGTTTCGACAGGGCCATTCAGGATTACGCACAAGAGGCAGGCATCACCTATGAGATGGACTGGGCCATTCAGGCCTGGCCAAATGTGAATTTCAGAGGTGATTACCATAATTTGCATAATCACCCGCATGCCTGGCTGTCCGGGACCTATTATCTGAATGTGCCTGACCAAAGCGCGGCAGATACGTTCCGGTCTGATTTGAACCCTGGTGCGATCAGTTTCTTTGACCCCCGCCCGCAGGCAAATATGGGCGCGGTCCGCGGTGATGGCCAGTTTGACCCTGAATTCAGACGTCTGCCTGAAGCAGGTGAATTATTCTTATGGCCTGCTTTCCTGCATCATCTGGTGCATCCGAATCTTGTGGATGTCCCGCGCCTGTCCATTTCATTTAATGTGGTGTTGCGCGACAAGGCCCGTT from SAR116 cluster alpha proteobacterium HIMB100 includes these protein-coding regions:
- a CDS encoding ABC-type tungstate transport system, permease component is translated as MKLPYQSKAAFRLIKTAFLLWTCSVQISLAAQPYILLQSTTSTLNSGLYDHILPRFREDTGIEVRVVAVGSGQALRNAANCDGDAVLAHAPEDELAFMAQGYGLSRLPVMENRFIVLGPQNDPAGVSQASSVTEAFQLIADKGVRFLSRGDDSGTHQAERALWAEAGIDISAPDGSWYLEAGQGMGASINLAVQLQAYLLSDISTWRAFANKADHKILFQSAEAALANRYSIITLSPAHCPTVHHDGAKQFADWLTDQAGQKQIASFQLNGQQMFTPIAGHSEK
- a CDS encoding 3-hydroxyacyl-CoA dehydrogenase (PFAM: 3-hydroxyacyl-CoA dehydrogenase, C-terminal domain; 3-hydroxyacyl-CoA dehydrogenase, NAD binding domain) — protein: MRDMAKTAAIIGGGVIGGGWAARFLLNGWTVHIFDPDPDAHRKIGEVLDNARASLPLLADISLPDEGRLVFCQTLEQAVSGAHWIQESVPERLTIKHQVFADIQEHAGEGSVIASSTSGFTPTQLREGAACAEQIIVAHPYNPVYLLPVVELVGGTENSYILKAKDMLDEIGMKPVIIAGEIDAHIGDRLLEAVWREALWLVNDGIATTKDIDDIITHGFGLRWAQMGLFETYRVAGGEAGMRHFIAQFGPALAWPWTKLMDVPDLTDELIDTIASQSDAQSGHLTIRELERARDRNLVGFLKVLKDHHWAAGSVLSGWDEARRTQLPPTLPEQQVPYREHKAEVLPSWIDYNGHMTEFRYLQVMSEASDVLLEDLGLDRDYLDQGYSVYTVETHLRHLAEAKLGDVLYVTTQIISADEKRVRLWHSCVTAAGVEVATAEQMWLHVDMKAGRTAPFQAPMANRIEAMARAHAVLPLPEGAGRSIGTK
- a CDS encoding hypothetical protein (PFAM: Prokaryotic protein of unknown function (DUF849)), giving the protein MPLSMRKKVFITAAITGSGGTQDKSPHVPRSPQQIADAAIAAAKAGAAVVHCHVRDPETGAPARDVALYREVTDRVRAADVDMVLNLTAGMGGDLVTGPPDAPLPLNAAGTDMASAEDRVSHVAECRPEICTLDCGTMNFAEADYVMTNTPGMLRAMAGMMRDLGVRPEIEAFDTGHLWLAKQLVSEGLIEDPVMVQLCMGIPWGAPDDLNTLMAMVNNLPDSWTFSAFSIGRHELPYVAAAVLAGGNVRVGLEDNLYLERGVLATNDQLVTKAAEIIDRMGVGLMTPDEVRAELQLEKRSPA
- a CDS encoding phosphoribosyl-AMP cyclohydrolase (PFAM: Phosphoribosyl-AMP cyclohydrolase); translated protein: MTDKILLPDGLTFNADDLIPAIAQQYDTGEVLMMAWMNKDSLAETLATGRVCYWSRSRRSFWRKGDTSGHIQKLIELRYDCDGDTVLVLVDQTGAACHEGSRSCFTCKVDSNGDVSRADTALPTKVKDSLI
- a CDS encoding serine-pyruvate aminotransferase/archaeal aspartate aminotransferase (PFAM: Aminotransferase class-V) — translated: MALFDHVDEGGLLEYSVVFNDRSLNSMSKTFQGVMRDLSVGLKSAYNAEAAILVPGGGTFGMEAIARQFGTDAKCLVIRNGWFSFRWSEIFEKGRIASDTKVLYARQQATSDGSNTRQPFAPAPLSELQQQIADYRPDVVCAPHVETSAGMILPDDYIAGIADAAHKAGAIFVLDCVASGALYVDMAALGVDVLLTAPQKGWTASPCAGVVMLGKGGMARIEATTSTSYAADLKKWLTIMQAYENGGHAYHATMPTDGLRQFRDALHETRDIGFDKVKQAQIDLGVRMRALTESYGFMSVAAEGFKAPSVIVNFTDDPDLKSGKKFMQQGLQIAAGVPLEVGEPDDYMSFRIGLFGLDKLMNIDRTVASFEDALKKITA
- a CDS encoding hypothetical protein (TIGRFAM: conserved hypothetical protein); this translates as MANPPHRPAPGSPEFHRLWPTLFMAVTLPGHEQANAMLSGLVLEKNAEQEQMTTDYLNQNLMEEDNPAVLWLSQCFDRAIQDYAQEAGITYEMDWAIQAWPNVNFRGDYHNLHNHPHAWLSGTYYLNVPDQSAADTFRSDLNPGAISFFDPRPQANMGAVRGDGQFDPEFRRLPEAGELFLWPAFLHHLVHPNLVDVPRLSISFNVVLRDKARYL